Below is a genomic region from Gillisia sp. Hel_I_86.
TTTACAGGGGTATCCGAAAAATGAATTGAAATCATTGATCCTATCCTATTTATAGTATGCGGAATATTGTTGGATTTCAAAACATTATTGAAGCCTTCATGCAAATATGCTGTTTTCTCATCGATGCTTTTAAAGATCTCTCTCTTGCTATCCAGTTCTTCAAGCATCGCCAGACCAGCTGCCATCGCCAACGGATTCCCACTTAAAGTTCCCGCTTGGTAGACAGGTCCAATTGGTGCTAAATGATCCATAATCTCTGCCCTGGCTGCAAAAGCACCAACTGGTAAACCACCACCAATAACTTTTCCAAAAGTCACAATATCTGCACGTACACCCAGTCTTTCCTGAACCCCACCTGGCGCCAATCTAAACCCCGTCATCACCTCATCAAAAATAAGGAGGATATCATTCTCATCACAGAGTCGGCGCAAGCCTTCCAAAAACCCATTTCTTGGTGGGATGCAGCCCATATTTCCAGCGACAGGCTCTAATATTATACATGCAATTTCATCTTTATTGGCATCAACAAGTTTTCTAACATCATCCAAATCATTATAAGTTGCGAGAAGTGTATCTTTTGCAGTGCCTTCGGTTACACCTGGGCTATTTGGGGTTCCAAAAGTCACGGCTCCACTCCCCGCTTGAATCAAAAATGAATCACTATGGCCATGGTAACAACCGGCAAATTTTATGATCTTTTCGTTTCCCGTAAAACCACGCGCTAACCGCACTGCGCTCATACAAGCTTCTGTTCCGGAATTCACAAAGCGTATCTTATCGATATTGGGAACCATTTTTACTGCCAATTCTGCAATCTTGGTTTCAATCTCGGTGGGAGTTCCAAAGGAAGTTCCTTTTTTCGCCTTTTCAACAACCGCATCTACCACAGGTTTAAAAGCATGTCCAAGGATCATTGGTCCCCAAGAGTTGATGTAATCTATAAACTTGTTCCCATCTTCATCGTATAAATACGCCCCTTCCGCTTTTTCAATAAAAACTGGAGTTCCCCCCACTGCATTAAATGCGCGAACTGGAGAATTTACTCCTCCAGGTATTACTTTTTGTGCAGCCTCAAACAACGCACTACTTCTTTTATAATTCATTTTTTTTTTAATTTGACGTAGATTCCACAATAAGTTCTTGCCCAATAGCAATATTGGTATTAGGCAAATTATTGATTTTTTGCAGTGTTTCTACACTTGTATTATTTCGTTTTGCTATAGAATATAAGGTATCCCCTTTTTGAACTATATAGCTGTTTGATCCATTTGTTTGCGCAACTACCTTTTTTCTGTCGCTTTTATATGTTTTCCCTAAAACTTCGCTATCAAACCTATCCAAATTGTAACGCTCTACTAAGTCTATAAGTTTTCTAGGGTACATTCTGTCTGTGGCATAACCCGCAGCTCGAAGGCCTTTTGCCCAAGCTTCGTAATCATCGGGATCCAATTTAAAAAGATCTGCATAACGCCGACGCTGACTTAAGAATAAGGAGTGATCCCTGTAAGAATATTTAGGATCGTTATATTTTCTAAAACATTCCTTAGATCTATCATCATCATGGTACACTTTATCACCTTCCCAGTCATGACATTTTATTCCAAAATGGTTATTAGCCCTTCTTGTGAGCTCGCCTTTTCCCGCTCCAGATTCCAGAATTCCCTGTGCCAGTGTAATGCTAGCCGGGATTTTATAAAGTCTCATTTCCTCTTGCGCTATCACTGCGAATTTAGCAACATAATTTTCTACAACATTGGCATAAGATCCTCTGGGAGCACTCTCTGTTCTAGTAGCGCTCTGATTGTCCCTTTTTGAAGCCACCTTCTTTTTACTTCCACAAGAAGCCAGAAACAGCAAAAGAAAGAGCCCTATAAAAAGTTTATGAAGTTTTATCTTATACATCTATGAGCAGAAGGTTTTTTTTAGTCAATAATTCGTTCATTCCGGCGATACCTTGAAGTCCGCCCGTATGAATGGCTAAAATACGGGAATTTTGAGGGAATTTGGAATTTTCTATCATGTCAATAATCCCATATAGCATCTTACCTGTATAAACGGGATCGAGCGCGATCTCGTATTTTTTCCTGAACAGATTTATAAAATAAATCAATTCTGAATTTACTTTTGCATAGCCTCCAAAATGATAGTCGGTTATTAATCTCCAATTATTCTTTGTTGTATATTTTTTTATTTCAGTAGAAAGCCAATCCCCTTTAAGGGCAGGAAATCCTAATATATATTGATCAGGCTTAGAGGCATTTATAATGCCCGCAATCGTGCCACCAGTACCAACGGAACTACAGATGTAATTGAAATCTTTGTCTTCTTCTGTCAGTATTTCTTCGCAACCTTTTATTGCCAAGGGGTTTGTACCTCCTTCCGGAAGAAAGTAGAAATCCCCAAATTGATTCTTCAAATTCTTTATAAAATCTGGCTCCTCTTTTCTTTTATAACGATCCCTGGAAATAAAATGGAATTGCATGCCATGAGCTGCGGCATATTTTAAAGTTTCATTGGTAGCCAATGTTTTCTCTAAATCATTCCCCAGCTCATCTCCTCGTATGATTCCAATTGTTTTTAAGCCATATTTCTTACCTGCGGCGGCGGTTGCTGCAATATGATTGGAGTAAGCTCCACCAAAAGTTAAAAGTGTTGTTGAATTAATTTCCAGAGCTTTGGAAATATTATATTTCAATTTTCTGAATTTATTCCCTGATACAAAAAGATCTATAAGATCTTCCCTTTTTAAATATAAAGAAATGTTGGAAGGTTCAAAATGAGCAACCATTTGGTTTGCTGAAGAAGTAAAATTAAAATCGGCTTCCTGCATCATGCTGTAAAGATTCAAAAAAAGCTTTCAGAAAGCATAAAAAACAGCTACCAATTTTTGAAGAGATTATAGGTATTTCAAAAAACTCCAGAATCCTCTAGATCTTATATAATTCATGTTCAACTCATTTATATAAGCTTCCTTTTCAAAAGATATATTTCGGTAGGCCAAAAACCTATTTTTATACTGTAGCAATCTAATCACAAATTCAATCCCGTACCATAAATAGAAAAATACAAGTATCATCTCTGCTTGCTGCTTTAGATGAATCTTTTCATGATTCAGAAAAACTGGATTATTTTTAAAACTCTTATTTTTCAATATAACAAATGGCCATAGGCTAACCCCATTAAAACCTTTAGCAAGTAGAAATTTGTTTACCAGAACAATCATTGGCGAAAGTTAAGAATTTGTATTTTTGTGATATGAATAATTTTTCAAAAAAGATCCCTTTAGAAAAAGGTGATTTTTACCTAACTCCAGAAGGATATAAATGTTTTACAGAGCAATATCATCTAAAAAGGGGATATTGCTGCGAGAGTAATTGCAGGCATTGTCCTTATGGATATAATATGAAAACGAATTCTTTGTAATTTTTGTAAAAAATAATTTTGTTTGTCCGCAAAGGCCCTATATTGAAAAAGAACGTCATTCTGAACTTGTTTTAGAATCTCATTACCATGTAAATCAATGTAAAATTGAGACCCTGAAATAAATTCAGGGTGACGAAAGAACAATTAAGATGAATAGCGGATAAATATAAAGAATTCAATATTAAATCAATATAAAATAGCCCATTCATGAATTTTAAAGATCTTATCCTACAGGGAATTCCTTCAACATTACCAGAGAAGAGAACCTATGATCCCTCTGTAAATCATGCCCCGAAAAGAAAAGAAATTTTAAATGCTGAAGAAAAAAATCTTGCCCTAAGGAATGCCTTAAGATATTTTGATCCTGAACATCATACTACTTTAATAGCTGAATTTAAAGAAGAATTGGAAACCTACGGAAGGATCTATATGTTTAGATTTAAACCGACTTATGATATTTATGCTAGGCCGGTAGAGGAATACCCAGGATCCTGTTTGCAGGCGAGAGCAATCATGTTGATGATTCAGAATAACCTGGATCCCAAAGTTGCCCAACATCCTGAAGAGCTAATTACTTATGGTGGAAACGGAGCTGTATTTCAGAACTGGGCGCAATACCTATTAGTGATGAAGTATCTGGCACAAATGGAAGATGACCAGACCTTGGTGATTTACTCTGGGCATCCTATGGGGCTATTCCCATCAAATACAAATGCTCCGCGAGTGGTAGTAACCAACGGAATGATGATCCCGAATTATTCGCAGCCAGACCACTGGGAAAAATTCAATGCGTTGGGCGTAACCCAATATGGTCAAATGACTGCCGGAAGCTTCATGTATATTGGACCACAGGGAATTGTTCATGGCACTACGATCACCGTTTTAAATGCGGGGCGAAAAATAGCAAAAAACAAGGAGGATCTGGCAGGGAAGGTTTTTATAACCTCTGGTTTGGGAGGAATGAGTGGTGCGCAACCAAAAGCGGGAAATATCGCTGGCTGTATCACCGTTTGTGCCGAAATAAACCCAAAAGCGGTTCATACAAGGCATTCCCAAGGTTGGGTAGATGAAGTTTGCACAGATCTTAACGAATTAACCAATAGAGTAAATCTAGCCAAGCAAAACAAGGAAGTGGTTTCCATCGCTTATCAAGGGAATATTGTAGATGTATGGGAACATTTTGATGAAGAAGACCTGTTTGTAGACCTGGGAAGCGATCAAACATCTTTACATAATCCTTGGGCTGGGGGTTATTATCCTGCAGGGATGAGTCTTGAAGAATCGAATGACATGATGGCCAACGATCCTGAGGAATTTAAAATTAAAGTCCAGGAAAGTTTATGCAGGCAAACGACAGCAATTAACAAACACACCAAAAAAGGAACTTATTTCTTCGATTATGGCAATGCCTTTTTATTAGAGGCCTCTAGAGCAGGTGCCAATATCTATAAAAATAATAAGGGTGAGTTTGTAAATTCTAAAACATTTAAAGAGACAGATCTGGAAAATGCGGCTTTTGCTTATCCTTCTTATGTACAAGATATTATGGGGCCTATGTGTTTTGATTATGGATTTGGACCTTTTAGATGGGTTTGTGCCTCTGGCTTACAGGAAGATCTAGACAAGACAGACCAAATAGCTACAGATGTTTTAGAAAAATTAAAACTGGAAGCTCCAGAAGAGATCCAATCGCAACTATCTGATAATATAAAATGGATCAAAAATGCGAAAGCCAATAATTTGGTGGTTGGCTCTAAAGCTAGAATACTCTATGCTGATGCAGTTGGGAGAACAGAAATTGCTAAAGCTTTCAATAAAGCTATTGCCGAAAATAAAATAGGCACTGTTGTTTTAGGGAGAGATCATCATGATGTTTCGGGAACAGATTCCCCTTTTAGAGAGACCTCAAATATTTATGATGGCTCAAGATTCACAGCAGATATGGCTATCCAAAATGTGATAGGAGATAGCTTTAGGGGAGCTACCTGGGTGAGCATCCACAACGGTGGAGGAGTTGGCTGGGGAGAGGTGATAAATGGAGGTTTCGGTATGGTTCTTGATGGTACTGTAGAAGCGGAAAACCGCTTAAAATCTATGCTTTTTTGGGATGTAAATAATGGATTGGCTAGACGTTCTTGGGCACGAAATAAGGAAGCAATTTTTTCTGTAAAACGTGCGATGGAGCAAGAACCAAAACTTAAGGTCACACTCCCAAATCTTGTAGACGATGCGCTGTTTTCAGAATAGAGACACAAACCATTTAAAACTTGATTTATGAAATTCTTTAAAATTACAGCCGTGCTATTGTTGTTAGCTGTTGGTATGACTTCATGCAGTACAGTTAAGGTAGCATCAGATTATGATCAGAAAGTGGATTTTAATCAGTACAAAAGTTTCGCGTTTTTTAAGCCCGGAATAGACAAAGCGGATATTTCAGACTTAGATAAAAAAAGGATTTTACGTGCCATAGAGGAGGAAATGATATCGAAAGGCTTCACGAAATCCGAAGAACCAGATTTATTAGTTAGTATTTTCACTAAGACTAAAGAAAATATCAATATCTATCAGAATAATAGCTACGGATATGGCTATGGTTGGGGATGGTATCCTTGGTACTGGGGAGCAGGATACAATACTGTTAACACTACCAGTGAAGGAACGCTATATATAGATCTTATAGATTCTGAAGGTAAAGAATTGGTATGGCAAGGAATGGGTACCGCAGCGCTTGCAAAAGAAGTAAATAAAAAACAGGAAAGGATTAGCGAGATTGTAGAGAAAATCTTTGAAAAATATCCTCCCGGACAAATGAAATAGTTAATTAAAAGCCTCCAAATTGGAGGCTTTTTTATTGTTCAGCATTTTTGGGAAATAAGCAAACGCTATATAATTACTTTCCTGTTTCGTATATTTATACTCATATTTAATGAGGCACCCACTATGTTAGAAAAAATTGAATCCAATGAAATTTTAGAGAAGCTTCCTGCCCATCTAAAGCAATTTATTAAACCTCAGGACTATAGCGAATATAGTGCTATAAATCAGGCGGTTTGGAGATATGTAATGCGTAAAAATGTAGAATATCTAAGTAAAGTGGCCCACAAATCCTATCTGGAAGGTTTAAAGCAAACTGGAATATCCATAGATCATATCCCCAATATGTATGGGATGAACAGGATCCTTCAAGAGATTGGTTGGGCAGCAGTTGCCGTAGATGGATTTATTCCACCCGCTGCATTCATGGAATTCCAAGCTTATAATGTATTGGTAATTGCTAGCGATATTCGACAAATAGATCATATAGAATACACTCCGGCACCCGATATTATACATGAAGGAGCGGGGCATGCGCCTATTATTGCAAACCCGGAGTATGCCGAATACCTGCGAAGATTTGGTGAGATAGGTTGTAAAGCGATTTCCAGTGCAAAAGATTATGAAATGTATGAAGCCATTAGGCATTTGTCCATAATTAAGGAAGCGGAAGAGACTCCAGAAGATGAAATAAAAGCGGCAGAAGAAAAAGTAGCATATTTACAAAACAATATGGGAGCTCCAAGTGAAATGGCCCAAATTAGAAATCTTCACTGGTGGACTGTAGAATACGGGCTTATTGGAACCGTTGAAAATCCTAAGATTTATGGAGCAGGATTATTATCTTCTATAGGTGAAAGTGCTTGGTGCATGACCGACAAGGTGAAGAAAAAACCATATTCCATTGAGGCCGCTCAGCAAGAGTTTGATATTACCAAACCACAGCCTCAATTATATGTAACTCCAGATTTTGCTCATTTAAGCAGCGTTTTAGAAGAATTTGCCAATTCCATGGCGTTAAGACGTGGAGGTTTGGAGGGGATAAATAAGCTTATTAACTCTAAAATTTTAGGAACAATCGAATTAAGCACTGGTTTGCAGATTTCGGGAGATTTCACTAAAGTGATAGAATCAGGCAATAAACCGGTTTATTTTCAAATTACAGGAAAAACAGCTTTATCCTATAGAGGGAAAGAACTCGTAGGCCATAGTGTACAGAATCATCCTGCTGGTTTTGGGTCTCCTATTGGGCAATTAACAGGAATCAACCTTGCTATAGAAGATATGAGTCCGCGTGATCTTAGAGCTTACGATATTTATGAAGAAGAGAAGATTTCATTCGAATTTGAAGGAAATATAAAAGTTAGTGGAACCATTGTTACAGGAACTCGAAATTTACAAGGCAAAATTATCCTTATTAGGCTAAAAGATTGTACGGTTCTACATGGCGAGGAAATATTGTTTCAACCAGACTGGGGACATTACGATATGGCGATAGGAAAAAATATAATTTCAGCATTTGCAGGCCCTGCAGACCCTTTATCCTTCGATCTTATAACCCACACCCCCTCTAGCACAACCATTAAGAGCAAAAAGAATGAGGAGAAGTTAGAACTGGAAACCCTTTATGAATCTGTAAGAAATATCAGAGAAGGGAACAATGCAAAATTTTCAGTTCAGGCAATATTCGATCTGGTTAAAAAATACCATTCCAATGATTGGCTACTTTCCGTAGAAATTTACGAACTAATATTTCATCAAGATCCAAAACTTGCAAAAGAGGTCAAAGAACATCTTGATAAATTAAAAATCCGTAGGCCAGATGTCGCCCATTTAATTGATGGCGGATTGGGATTGATTGAGAATGATCTAGTACTGGATTAAAACCAGATTGTTTAGCAAGAGCTACAGTCAGGTCTTTGTTCTTATTTGAACGCAGCGGCCTTTTATCTTTTATGGGCCCAATGATTATGAATTATAATTGCAAGGATTCCATCGCATCAGAACTTTCAATTTGGTTACCATTGTATTCCAATGTCCATCCCATGGTGTTGGTTAAAATATAAATCTTTTGAAGCTCACTTATCAATCTGTTTTTTGCATTGGACTTAAGGGTCGACTTTTCTATTTTCTCTTTTAAAGACTTTTGTATTTTCTTCTGGATATTGTTATAATCCTCTGCTTCAAACTGATTGAGGTAATCTTGGGTAACATCGTAATATTGAATATTTGGATTGATGGAAATTTCTCCTTCTGGAATATAGGTTATAGTAACCGTTTTTGTTTTTGGATCTACTTCTGTTTGCAATTTGCTTAGATCATAGGCAATACTTACATCTGCATTCACAATGATCAATGCTTTTTTTCGAGCAGAAAGCACATCCAAATAGAACTTTTTAGAGTCTTTATAGGAAAATACTTGAGCAAAATTTCCTTCGGTGACCACCAATTTGCCTACGTTCTTGATTTGTTTTTCAATTAGACCTGTACTTTCAATTAGCTGGTCCCTATCTTTTTGTTTA
It encodes:
- a CDS encoding DUF5522 domain-containing protein — translated: MNNFSKKIPLEKGDFYLTPEGYKCFTEQYHLKRGYCCESNCRHCPYGYNMKTNSL
- a CDS encoding urocanate hydratase produces the protein MNFKDLILQGIPSTLPEKRTYDPSVNHAPKRKEILNAEEKNLALRNALRYFDPEHHTTLIAEFKEELETYGRIYMFRFKPTYDIYARPVEEYPGSCLQARAIMLMIQNNLDPKVAQHPEELITYGGNGAVFQNWAQYLLVMKYLAQMEDDQTLVIYSGHPMGLFPSNTNAPRVVVTNGMMIPNYSQPDHWEKFNALGVTQYGQMTAGSFMYIGPQGIVHGTTITVLNAGRKIAKNKEDLAGKVFITSGLGGMSGAQPKAGNIAGCITVCAEINPKAVHTRHSQGWVDEVCTDLNELTNRVNLAKQNKEVVSIAYQGNIVDVWEHFDEEDLFVDLGSDQTSLHNPWAGGYYPAGMSLEESNDMMANDPEEFKIKVQESLCRQTTAINKHTKKGTYFFDYGNAFLLEASRAGANIYKNNKGEFVNSKTFKETDLENAAFAYPSYVQDIMGPMCFDYGFGPFRWVCASGLQEDLDKTDQIATDVLEKLKLEAPEEIQSQLSDNIKWIKNAKANNLVVGSKARILYADAVGRTEIAKAFNKAIAENKIGTVVLGRDHHDVSGTDSPFRETSNIYDGSRFTADMAIQNVIGDSFRGATWVSIHNGGGVGWGEVINGGFGMVLDGTVEAENRLKSMLFWDVNNGLARRSWARNKEAIFSVKRAMEQEPKLKVTLPNLVDDALFSE
- the hemL gene encoding glutamate-1-semialdehyde 2,1-aminomutase, encoding MNYKRSSALFEAAQKVIPGGVNSPVRAFNAVGGTPVFIEKAEGAYLYDEDGNKFIDYINSWGPMILGHAFKPVVDAVVEKAKKGTSFGTPTEIETKIAELAVKMVPNIDKIRFVNSGTEACMSAVRLARGFTGNEKIIKFAGCYHGHSDSFLIQAGSGAVTFGTPNSPGVTEGTAKDTLLATYNDLDDVRKLVDANKDEIACIILEPVAGNMGCIPPRNGFLEGLRRLCDENDILLIFDEVMTGFRLAPGGVQERLGVRADIVTFGKVIGGGLPVGAFAARAEIMDHLAPIGPVYQAGTLSGNPLAMAAGLAMLEELDSKREIFKSIDEKTAYLHEGFNNVLKSNNIPHTINRIGSMISIHFSDTPVKDFASAAHANNHTFKEFFHGLLAEGIYIAPSAFETWFITEALSYEDLDKTIAAVDKVAKSL
- a CDS encoding DUF4136 domain-containing protein → MKFFKITAVLLLLAVGMTSCSTVKVASDYDQKVDFNQYKSFAFFKPGIDKADISDLDKKRILRAIEEEMISKGFTKSEEPDLLVSIFTKTKENINIYQNNSYGYGYGWGWYPWYWGAGYNTVNTTSEGTLYIDLIDSEGKELVWQGMGTAALAKEVNKKQERISEIVEKIFEKYPPGQMK
- a CDS encoding DUF4230 domain-containing protein, which produces MRKVLLLVVLVIIGFIAYQYFDDKQKDRDQLIESTGLIEKQIKNVGKLVVTEGNFAQVFSYKDSKKFYLDVLSARKKALIIVNADVSIAYDLSKLQTEVDPKTKTVTITYIPEGEISINPNIQYYDVTQDYLNQFEAEDYNNIQKKIQKSLKEKIEKSTLKSNAKNRLISELQKIYILTNTMGWTLEYNGNQIESSDAMESLQL
- a CDS encoding 1-aminocyclopropane-1-carboxylate deaminase/D-cysteine desulfhydrase, whose product is MQEADFNFTSSANQMVAHFEPSNISLYLKREDLIDLFVSGNKFRKLKYNISKALEINSTTLLTFGGAYSNHIAATAAAGKKYGLKTIGIIRGDELGNDLEKTLATNETLKYAAAHGMQFHFISRDRYKRKEEPDFIKNLKNQFGDFYFLPEGGTNPLAIKGCEEILTEEDKDFNYICSSVGTGGTIAGIINASKPDQYILGFPALKGDWLSTEIKKYTTKNNWRLITDYHFGGYAKVNSELIYFINLFRKKYEIALDPVYTGKMLYGIIDMIENSKFPQNSRILAIHTGGLQGIAGMNELLTKKNLLLIDV
- a CDS encoding glucosaminidase domain-containing protein, whose protein sequence is MYKIKLHKLFIGLFLLLFLASCGSKKKVASKRDNQSATRTESAPRGSYANVVENYVAKFAVIAQEEMRLYKIPASITLAQGILESGAGKGELTRRANNHFGIKCHDWEGDKVYHDDDRSKECFRKYNDPKYSYRDHSLFLSQRRRYADLFKLDPDDYEAWAKGLRAAGYATDRMYPRKLIDLVERYNLDRFDSEVLGKTYKSDRKKVVAQTNGSNSYIVQKGDTLYSIAKRNNTSVETLQKINNLPNTNIAIGQELIVESTSN
- a CDS encoding aromatic amino acid hydroxylase — encoded protein: MLEKIESNEILEKLPAHLKQFIKPQDYSEYSAINQAVWRYVMRKNVEYLSKVAHKSYLEGLKQTGISIDHIPNMYGMNRILQEIGWAAVAVDGFIPPAAFMEFQAYNVLVIASDIRQIDHIEYTPAPDIIHEGAGHAPIIANPEYAEYLRRFGEIGCKAISSAKDYEMYEAIRHLSIIKEAEETPEDEIKAAEEKVAYLQNNMGAPSEMAQIRNLHWWTVEYGLIGTVENPKIYGAGLLSSIGESAWCMTDKVKKKPYSIEAAQQEFDITKPQPQLYVTPDFAHLSSVLEEFANSMALRRGGLEGINKLINSKILGTIELSTGLQISGDFTKVIESGNKPVYFQITGKTALSYRGKELVGHSVQNHPAGFGSPIGQLTGINLAIEDMSPRDLRAYDIYEEEKISFEFEGNIKVSGTIVTGTRNLQGKIILIRLKDCTVLHGEEILFQPDWGHYDMAIGKNIISAFAGPADPLSFDLITHTPSSTTIKSKKNEEKLELETLYESVRNIREGNNAKFSVQAIFDLVKKYHSNDWLLSVEIYELIFHQDPKLAKEVKEHLDKLKIRRPDVAHLIDGGLGLIENDLVLD